One genomic segment of Arcobacter porcinus includes these proteins:
- a CDS encoding sensor histidine kinase — protein MNLLKNLKIRTKLAILFILLCSSIFLLGYKTIDISEDNKMTMKIVHSKSEIVLFLQNEIITPLYNLRQLHQSLVIAPNNEIRAQISKELDFVLKELDKNFNNRDICNENLYKMFEKYKNNISKTKKYLEDEFEEGAYINVTTVSKKQFDLLVSEILNLQKDALNNVSRVYDDASNKFTEVKLEVFISIALILSFSIFIGLFIVNNILQSIYKVKSALTNFFYYLNDKKTEVSDINNEGKDEFGQIAKMINQNVSYIRENIEQNEALIKNATKVLENIKSGNLGTRLTQDTNDTSLNELKNMINSVIGNLENRIQKEIKHRLKQEQILIQQSKLAAMGEMIGNIAHQWRQPLSQISAIHMNMKVTYNFDKFTKEYLEKKIIEANKLTNYMSQTIDDFRNFFKPQGEKELFSIEQACKDAYFIVESTLKYHNIEMRFDIKDDIDILAYKNEFSQVILNLINNAKDILIERDIKNPKIILEIKNGVKYAIIKIKDNAGGVDKINIDKIFDPYFTTRYQTQGTGIGLYMAKNIIERNMKGFINVKNSDVGAIFTVKVAKTN, from the coding sequence ATGAATTTATTAAAAAATTTAAAAATCAGAACAAAACTTGCGATATTGTTTATTTTGTTGTGTAGCTCTATCTTTCTTTTAGGATATAAAACTATTGATATTAGTGAAGATAATAAAATGACTATGAAAATAGTTCATAGTAAATCAGAAATTGTTTTATTTTTACAAAATGAAATAATAACTCCTTTATACAATCTAAGACAACTTCATCAATCTTTAGTAATTGCTCCAAATAATGAGATAAGAGCTCAAATATCAAAAGAATTAGATTTTGTCTTAAAAGAATTGGATAAAAATTTTAATAATAGAGATATTTGTAATGAAAATCTTTATAAAATGTTTGAAAAATATAAAAATAATATCTCAAAAACTAAAAAATATTTAGAAGATGAATTTGAAGAAGGAGCTTATATAAATGTAACTACTGTTAGTAAAAAACAGTTTGATCTTTTAGTATCAGAAATATTAAATTTACAAAAAGATGCTTTAAATAATGTATCAAGAGTATATGATGATGCTTCAAATAAATTTACAGAAGTAAAACTTGAAGTTTTTATAAGTATAGCTTTAATACTCTCTTTTTCAATTTTTATTGGATTATTTATTGTTAATAATATTTTACAATCAATTTACAAAGTAAAAAGTGCTCTTACAAATTTTTTCTATTATTTAAATGATAAAAAAACAGAAGTTTCAGATATAAATAATGAAGGAAAAGATGAATTTGGTCAAATAGCTAAAATGATAAATCAAAATGTATCTTATATTAGAGAAAATATAGAACAAAATGAAGCTTTAATTAAAAATGCTACTAAAGTTTTAGAAAATATAAAAAGTGGTAACTTAGGAACTAGACTTACCCAAGATACAAATGATACTTCATTAAATGAACTTAAAAATATGATAAATAGTGTTATAGGAAATCTTGAAAATAGAATTCAAAAAGAGATAAAACATAGATTAAAACAAGAGCAAATCTTAATTCAACAAAGTAAATTAGCTGCAATGGGAGAGATGATAGGAAATATAGCTCATCAATGGAGACAACCTTTATCTCAAATATCAGCTATTCATATGAATATGAAAGTAACTTATAATTTTGATAAATTTACAAAAGAGTACTTAGAAAAAAAGATAATTGAAGCAAATAAATTAACTAATTATATGTCTCAAACGATAGATGATTTTAGAAATTTCTTTAAACCTCAAGGAGAAAAAGAGTTATTCTCAATAGAACAAGCTTGTAAAGATGCATATTTTATAGTTGAATCTACTTTAAAATATCATAATATTGAAATGAGATTTGATATAAAAGATGATATAGATATTTTGGCCTACAAAAATGAATTCTCTCAAGTTATTTTAAATTTAATAAACAATGCAAAAGATATTTTAATTGAAAGAGATATAAAGAATCCAAAAATAATTTTAGAGATAAAAAATGGTGTAAAATATGCAATTATTAAAATAAAAGATAATGCAGGAGGAGTTGATAAAATAAACATTGATAAAATTTTTGACCCATATTTTACAACAAGATATCAAACTCAAGGTACTGGAATAGGTCTTTATATGGCAAAAAATATTATAGAAAGAAATATGAAAGGTTTTATAAATGTTAAAAATAGTGATGTAGGTGCTATTTTTACAGTTAAAGTTGCAAAAACAAACTAA
- a CDS encoding ABC transporter substrate-binding protein, with translation MFKKLFLILFLSSFLFSSEYIADNLEFREDSSIKNRASKLHPNSHINIFLPSLPYSYVAKATNSGLLRTYDNKNGWVYDLAESHERLDDFTYIFTLRDNLKFQDGDDFTIDDVIYNLEFFKNNPYLYTNIDKVSFDIFKLDNKRIKIVLKSKYELFLNDLAAIYFYKKEYIEKYNPVGKYTGTANKASGAYSMGPYILKEGFAIGDKHTEKLELIANPYYWDKRFPKIKRITVYTQLDVNKAIEDITKNEGKLDFMPIPFNKKFEIILSKYSKLIISKSTDNFIIFFNLINGNKKLENDIVRVALNQALNQENLLNFVYKNEGRISPFTASINYDIVEQVANDFEIKEKNFTQDELKTLLNGIKLNIFTQDRFLFLLKGIEFQLKKYGVEFNYTITRSEKDIYQELLTTSKNKNKKDWDLLVWGDDDWYGQNPWSVFFIYKHGSAWSTIPKDEFMQKNIQSFFITKAHTKEYKNIVKNILHREREKAYTLRVPSLNNVFALNKELIFKPYRGGVIPLWEMEVSTNHWSIRGDKKYDKELEKPIKPKRIK, from the coding sequence TTGTTTAAAAAACTTTTTTTAATACTTTTTTTATCATCATTTTTGTTCTCTTCTGAGTATATTGCTGATAATTTAGAATTTAGAGAAGATAGTAGTATTAAAAATAGGGCAAGTAAACTTCATCCAAATTCTCATATTAATATTTTTCTTCCTTCTTTGCCTTACTCTTATGTAGCTAAAGCTACAAATTCTGGACTTTTAAGAACTTATGATAATAAAAATGGTTGGGTTTACGACCTTGCAGAATCTCATGAAAGATTAGATGATTTTACATATATTTTTACATTAAGAGATAATTTAAAATTCCAAGATGGAGATGATTTTACTATTGATGATGTAATTTATAATTTAGAATTTTTTAAAAATAACCCATATTTATATACAAATATAGATAAAGTAAGTTTTGATATTTTTAAACTTGATAACAAAAGAATCAAGATAGTTTTAAAAAGTAAATATGAGTTATTTTTAAATGATTTAGCAGCTATATATTTTTATAAAAAGGAGTATATAGAAAAATATAATCCAGTTGGTAAATATACAGGAACAGCAAATAAAGCATCAGGTGCTTACAGTATGGGACCTTATATTTTAAAAGAGGGCTTTGCAATTGGAGATAAGCATACAGAAAAATTAGAACTGATTGCAAATCCATATTATTGGGATAAAAGATTTCCAAAAATAAAAAGAATAACAGTTTATACGCAGTTAGATGTAAACAAAGCAATAGAAGATATTACTAAAAATGAAGGAAAATTAGACTTTATGCCAATTCCTTTTAATAAAAAGTTTGAAATAATATTATCAAAATATTCAAAACTTATTATTTCAAAATCGACAGATAATTTTATTATATTTTTTAATTTAATAAATGGAAATAAAAAATTAGAAAATGATATTGTAAGAGTTGCACTAAATCAAGCATTAAATCAAGAAAACTTACTAAATTTTGTATATAAAAATGAAGGCAGAATTTCTCCTTTTACTGCTTCAATAAATTATGATATTGTAGAACAAGTGGCAAATGATTTTGAAATAAAAGAGAAAAACTTCACACAAGATGAATTAAAAACTCTGTTAAATGGAATAAAATTAAATATTTTTACTCAAGATAGATTTTTATTTTTATTAAAAGGAATAGAGTTTCAACTAAAAAAATATGGAGTAGAGTTTAATTATACAATTACAAGAAGTGAAAAAGATATATATCAAGAACTTTTAACAACAAGTAAAAATAAAAATAAAAAAGATTGGGATTTATTAGTTTGGGGAGATGATGATTGGTATGGACAAAATCCTTGGAGTGTCTTTTTTATATATAAACATGGAAGCGCATGGTCAACTATTCCAAAAGATGAGTTTATGCAAAAAAATATTCAAAGTTTTTTTATTACCAAAGCACATACAAAAGAGTATAAAAATATTGTAAAAAATATTTTACATAGAGAAAGAGAAAAAGCTTATACTTTAAGAGTTCCTTCTTTAAATAATGTATTTGCATTAAATAAAGAGCTTATCTTTAAACCTTATAGAGGAGGTGTTATACCTTTATGGGAGATGGAAGTTAGCACAAATCATTGGTCAATAAGAGGTGATAAAAAATATGATAAAGAGTTAGAAAAACCAATAAAACCAAAGAGAATAAAATGA
- a CDS encoding exopolyphosphatase, which produces MKKEVITIDLGSNSFRVLKFDCINYKIIDEYHQVVGLADGLVNSGKISIEACKRVVDALKIASEKLNFDPKDAVCITTAAARKATNSKEVLEYIKENGGANFKIIDSNEESRLTLLAIKHALKREKIDSKNFILLDIGGGSTELIVSKDEEFFSKSFDFGIVTLTQNSLKDKNKLFEELELYKKEIKEFLNTLSFSIEDFIFIATAGTPTTIASIKLGYSYFNYDKNVVNGTVLNLQDLENSLNLLKETSFESLIKIAGKGRIEYLEVGTYIYRMFFELLNKKESIVLDDGLREGIAIDFAIKSKA; this is translated from the coding sequence ATGAAAAAAGAAGTTATAACAATAGATTTAGGTTCAAACTCATTTAGAGTTTTAAAGTTCGATTGTATTAATTATAAGATTATTGATGAATATCATCAAGTTGTAGGACTTGCTGATGGTTTAGTAAATAGTGGAAAAATTAGTATTGAAGCTTGTAAAAGAGTTGTTGATGCTTTAAAAATTGCATCAGAAAAATTAAATTTTGATCCAAAAGATGCTGTTTGTATCACAACAGCAGCAGCAAGAAAAGCAACAAACTCAAAAGAAGTTTTAGAATATATTAAAGAAAATGGTGGAGCCAATTTTAAAATAATTGATTCAAATGAAGAGTCAAGACTTACTTTACTTGCTATAAAACATGCATTAAAAAGAGAAAAAATAGACTCTAAAAACTTTATACTTTTGGATATTGGTGGAGGATCTACTGAACTTATTGTTTCAAAAGATGAAGAATTTTTTAGTAAAAGCTTTGATTTTGGAATAGTGACACTTACTCAAAACTCTTTAAAAGATAAAAATAAGTTATTTGAAGAGTTGGAACTATATAAAAAAGAGATAAAAGAGTTTTTAAATACTCTTAGTTTTTCAATAGAAGATTTTATATTCATTGCAACAGCAGGAACTCCTACAACAATAGCATCTATAAAACTAGGATATAGCTATTTTAATTATGATAAAAATGTAGTAAATGGAACAGTTTTAAATCTTCAAGATTTAGAAAATAGTTTAAATTTATTAAAAGAAACATCATTTGAATCATTAATAAAGATTGCTGGAAAAGGAAGAATAGAGTATTTAGAAGTTGGGACATATATTTATAGAATGTTCTTTGAACTTTTAAATAAAAAAGAATCGATAGTTCTTGATGATGGACTTAGAGAAGGTATTGCAATAGATTTTGCAATAAAAAGTAAGGCTTAA
- a CDS encoding putative metalloprotease CJM1_0395 family protein, protein MEIQTDYLNTSSIYAELSLKKSQLANIDKQELLKSTFEKNDSANPISKYDEKDYERVLDKFKSKDAEVKAHEQTHASLGTTTTPISYNYQVGPDGKLYATGGSVRFDTSIPKDKEEASLKLDKLQKASSSVDDLSRADIAISSAANLNKMLLNSLLGFENEN, encoded by the coding sequence TTGGAAATTCAAACTGATTATTTAAATACATCATCTATCTATGCAGAACTTTCACTAAAAAAAAGTCAATTAGCAAATATTGATAAACAAGAGCTTTTGAAATCAACTTTTGAAAAAAATGATAGTGCTAATCCTATTTCAAAATATGATGAAAAAGACTATGAAAGAGTTTTAGATAAATTTAAAAGCAAAGATGCAGAAGTAAAAGCTCATGAGCAAACTCATGCAAGCCTTGGAACTACAACTACTCCAATAAGTTATAACTATCAAGTAGGACCAGATGGAAAACTCTATGCAACGGGTGGAAGTGTAAGATTTGATACTTCTATTCCTAAAGATAAAGAAGAAGCTAGTTTAAAACTAGATAAATTACAAAAAGCTTCAAGTTCTGTTGATGATTTAAGTAGAGCTGATATAGCTATTTCATCAGCTGCAAACTTAAATAAAATGTTACTAAATTCACTATTAGGATTTGAAAATGAGAATTGA
- a CDS encoding CDP-alcohol phosphatidyltransferase family protein, which translates to MNFLFNKYSHFNLANIVTFFNITCGIFAIYFLTHDEFLGAALFAWLAGAFDIFDGKIARKFNLSTEFGIQLDSYADFLSFVIVPAMFIYFAIFDGKEQFFSMTFIAAVFVYYVISGLRRLIQFNLNANEGEVEKYFTGIPTPLGAILLWIVYLVFLTGYINEYFVLFFMVLVGYLLNSKIKIKHL; encoded by the coding sequence ATGAATTTTTTATTTAATAAGTATAGTCATTTTAATTTGGCAAATATTGTTACATTTTTCAATATTACATGTGGAATATTTGCAATATACTTTTTAACACACGATGAGTTTTTAGGAGCTGCTTTATTTGCTTGGCTTGCTGGAGCTTTTGATATTTTTGATGGAAAAATAGCTAGAAAATTTAATCTATCAACAGAATTTGGAATACAACTTGATTCATATGCTGATTTTTTATCTTTTGTTATAGTTCCTGCTATGTTTATATATTTTGCAATATTTGATGGGAAAGAGCAGTTTTTTAGTATGACTTTTATTGCAGCTGTTTTTGTATATTATGTAATTTCAGGACTTAGAAGATTAATTCAATTTAACCTAAATGCAAATGAGGGAGAAGTTGAAAAATATTTTACAGGTATTCCAACTCCACTTGGTGCAATTTTACTTTGGATTGTTTATCTTGTTTTTTTAACAGGATATATAAATGAGTATTTTGTACTATTTTTTATGGTTTTAGTTGGATATTTATTAAATTCAAAAATTAAAATAAAGCATTTATAA
- a CDS encoding DUF523 domain-containing protein, with product MKILVSSCLLGENTRYDAESSNIALNPKFKFSEKELFMDIMCENEIYSICPEISGGLGVPRAKAEIISHEKPIKVIDENKEDITINFLLGAKKALDICLENGIKVALFKSKSPSCGNIEVYDGTFSKKLIKEKGLSARLLEENGIKVFNEYELKELNKFIKNI from the coding sequence ATGAAAATCTTAGTATCTTCTTGCCTTTTAGGAGAGAATACAAGATATGATGCAGAGAGCTCAAATATAGCTTTAAATCCAAAATTTAAGTTTTCAGAAAAAGAACTTTTTATGGATATTATGTGTGAAAATGAGATATATTCAATCTGTCCTGAAATATCTGGTGGATTAGGTGTACCTAGAGCAAAAGCTGAAATTATAAGCCATGAAAAGCCAATTAAAGTTATTGATGAAAATAAAGAGGATATTACAATAAATTTTTTGCTTGGTGCTAAAAAAGCTTTAGATATATGTTTAGAAAATGGTATAAAAGTCGCTTTATTTAAATCAAAATCTCCATCATGTGGAAATATTGAAGTTTATGATGGAACATTTAGCAAAAAATTGATTAAAGAAAAAGGTTTGAGTGCCAGATTATTAGAAGAAAATGGAATAAAAGTTTTTAATGAATATGAATTAAAAGAGTTAAATAAATTTATAAAAAATATATAA
- a CDS encoding response regulator transcription factor — MKEENIEKLKNLTILYVEDEEGIRKNIADSLGYYVKKVIEASNGEEAFDLYKREKPDIILSDIHMPILNGIEFVKKVRQEDRNIPIVMITAFTDKKYLLEAVELHMEKYIVKPIELDELLDSLEKCILNLDINNIVLLETDENYSFDYDKKELRYKDDIIFLNKKEMSFFEVLISNKNRVTTYEELQSKVWQDDIMTDSALRSLVRNLRKKLPSDIILNLSGIGYRFV, encoded by the coding sequence ATGAAAGAAGAAAATATTGAAAAGTTGAAAAACTTGACAATACTTTATGTAGAAGATGAAGAAGGAATAAGAAAAAATATTGCAGATAGTTTAGGATACTATGTAAAAAAGGTTATAGAGGCTTCAAATGGTGAAGAAGCCTTTGACCTTTATAAAAGAGAAAAACCAGATATTATTCTTAGTGATATACATATGCCAATTTTAAATGGTATTGAATTTGTCAAAAAAGTAAGGCAAGAAGATAGAAATATACCAATTGTTATGATTACAGCTTTTACAGATAAAAAATATCTTCTTGAAGCTGTTGAGCTTCATATGGAAAAATATATTGTAAAACCAATAGAATTAGATGAACTATTGGATTCTTTAGAAAAATGTATTTTAAATCTTGATATTAATAATATTGTTTTACTTGAAACAGATGAAAATTATAGTTTTGATTATGATAAAAAAGAGTTAAGATATAAAGATGATATTATATTTTTAAATAAAAAAGAGATGTCATTTTTTGAAGTTTTAATATCAAATAAAAATAGAGTAACTACGTATGAAGAGCTGCAAAGTAAAGTTTGGCAAGATGATATTATGACAGATAGTGCTTTAAGGTCTTTAGTTCGAAATTTAAGAAAAAAGCTTCCTAGTGATATTATATTAAATCTTTCAGGTATAGGTTATAGATTTGTTTAA